From the genome of Camelus bactrianus isolate YW-2024 breed Bactrian camel chromosome 33, ASM4877302v1, whole genome shotgun sequence, one region includes:
- the NXPE4 gene encoding NXPE family member 4 isoform X3 has protein sequence MPSSAQHHEKRCILLLLIITLTTWNRILPKNFKEETHSSNTWWLQSKALTSSSPQFLCMGLNNVYTLKLWTALKLPISLPHWNFFMKSCPEAPLNPVVSPRKTELRIKKIMEKLDQLIPNRPFTHVTSTTSAKQSRATILNPQDTYCRGDQLDVLLEVKDHLGRRKQYGGDFLRARMSSPALKAGASGKVTDFNNGTYLVSFTLFWAGKVSLSLLLIHPSEGVSALWRARKQGYDRVIFTGQFANGTSQVNSDCALFLNSSTELCEYLDTRDQEAFYCVKPQHVPCAALTHMRSKNKNVSYLSKQERSLFERSNVGVEIMEKFDAITVSNCNTEKTAPVPKKCKFGMTSTVPSGHVWKDTWNPVSCSLAPIEMKECLKGKFVYLLGDSTIRQWMEYFKSSINTLKSVDLHETGKFQHQFGVDLDKNIKIQWQKHGYPLVGSLNFSVKEIEYLARVIDRIGGEKNTIIVISLGQHFRPFPIDVFIQRALNIHDAVQRLLLRSPDTMVIIKAENIREMHNDAERFSDFHGYIQYLAIKDIFQDLNVGIIDAWDITIAYGTNDVHPPQSVVKNQINIMLNFIC, from the exons AGGAGACACACTCCAGCAATACATGGTGGCTTCAGAGCAAAGCCTTAACATCCAGCTCACCACAGTTCCTGTGTATGGGATTGAACAATGTCTATACACTAAAG TTATGGACTGCACTCAAGTTGcccatctccctccctcactggAATTTCTTCATGAAATCATGTCCTGAAGCACCACTGAATCCAGTAGTTTCACCAAGAAAGACTGAGCTGAGAATAAAGAAAATCATGGAGAAACTAGACCAGCTGATCCCCAACAGACCCTTCACCCACGTGACCTCCACAACCAGCGCCAAACAGAGCAGAGCCACCATCCTCAACCCTCAAGACACATACTGCAGGGGGGACCAGCTAGATGTCCTGCTGGAAGTGAAGGACCACTTGGGACGCAGGAAACAATATGGCGGGGATTTCCTGAGGGCCAGGAtgtcctccccagccctgaaggCAGGCGCTTCAGGAAAGGTGACAGACTTCAACAATGGCACCTACCTGGTCAGCTTCACTCTGTTCTGGGCGGGCaaggtctctctgtctctcctgctcATCCACCCCAGTGAAGGGGTGTCGGCTCTCTGGAGGGCAAGGAAACAAGGCTACGACAGGGTGATCTTCACAGGCCAGTTTGCCAATGGCACCTCCCAGGTCAATAGTGATTGTGCCctgtttttaaattcaagtacTGAACTCTGCGAGTACCTGGATACTCGAGACCAAGAAGCCTTCTACTGTGTGAAGCCTCAACACGTACCCTGTGCTGCACTCACCCACATGCGTTCCAAGAACAAGAATGTTTCTTACCTTAGCAAACAAGAAAGGAGCCTCTTTGAAAG gTCAAATGTGGGTGTAGAGATTATGGAAAAGTTTGACGCCATTACTGTCTCCAACTGCAACA CAGAAAAGACAGCTCCAGTGCCAAAGAAATGCAAGTTTGGAATGACATCGACAGTCCCCAGTGGACATGTCTGGAAAGACACCTGGAATCCCGTCTCTTGTAGTTTGGCTCCGATTGAAATGAAAGAATGCCTGAAAGGAAAATTCGTGTACCTCTTGGGCGATTCCACGATCCGCCAGTGGATGGAATACTTCAAAAGCAGTATCAACA CACTGAAGTCAGTGGATCTACATGAAACTGGAAAGTTTCAACACCAATTTGGTGTGGACTTGGATAAGAATATCAAAATCCAGTGGCAAAAACATGGTTACCCCTTGGTTGGATCACTGAACTTTTCAGTCAAAGAGATTGAGTACCTCGCCCGGGTCATTGACAGAATTGGAGGAGAAAAGAATACTATCATTGTTATTTCTCTGGGCCAGCATTTTAGACCCTTTCCCATTGATGTTTTTATCCAAAGGGCCCTCAACATCCATGATGCAGTTCAGCGTCTTCTTCTGAGAAGCCCAGACACTATGGTTATCATCAAGGCAGAAAACATCAGGGAGATGCACAATGATGCAGAGAGGTTTAGTGACTTCCATGGTTACATCCAGTATCTTGCCATCAAGGACATCTTCCAGGATCTCAACGTGGGCATTATTGATGCCTGGGACATAACAATTGCATATGGTACAAATGATGTCCACCCGCCTCAATCTGTAGTTAAAAATCAGATTAATATAATGTTAAACTTTATTTGCTAG
- the NXPE4 gene encoding NXPE family member 4 isoform X2: MFIRVTHLRAKRIRKDKLFKYFCIPFLVLFCVCACFCVVSYRILIMTMRMTNHKSLLVLLLILASWITFTVFRNSTELWTALKLPISLPHWNFFMKSCPEAPLNPVVSPRKTELRIKKIMEKLDQLIPNRPFTHVTSTTSAKQSRATILNPQDTYCRGDQLDVLLEVKDHLGRRKQYGGDFLRARMSSPALKAGASGKVTDFNNGTYLVSFTLFWAGKVSLSLLLIHPSEGVSALWRARKQGYDRVIFTGQFANGTSQVNSDCALFLNSSTELCEYLDTRDQEAFYCVKPQHVPCAALTHMRSKNKNVSYLSKQERSLFERSNVGVEIMEKFDAITVSNCNKKTAPVPKKCKFGMTSTVPSGHVWKDTWNPVSCSLAPIEMKECLKGKFVYLLGDSTIRQWMEYFKSSINTLKSVDLHETGKFQHQFGVDLDKNIKIQWQKHGYPLVGSLNFSVKEIEYLARVIDRIGGEKNTIIVISLGQHFRPFPIDVFIQRALNIHDAVQRLLLRSPDTMVIIKAENIREMHNDAERFSDFHGYIQYLAIKDIFQDLNVGIIDAWDITIAYGTNDVHPPQSVVKNQINIMLNFIC; this comes from the exons ATGTTTATCAGAGTAACTCATCTAAGGGCAAAAAGAATCAGGAAGGATAAACTTTTCAAGTATTTCTGCAttccttttctggttttgttttgtgtttgtgcTTGTTTTTGTGTTGTCTCTTATAGGATCCTAATCATGACAATGAGAATGACAAATCATAAGTCACTGTTGGTACTGTTGCTTATATTAGCCTCCTGGATCACTTTTACAGTTTTCCGAAACTCCACAGAG TTATGGACTGCACTCAAGTTGcccatctccctccctcactggAATTTCTTCATGAAATCATGTCCTGAAGCACCACTGAATCCAGTAGTTTCACCAAGAAAGACTGAGCTGAGAATAAAGAAAATCATGGAGAAACTAGACCAGCTGATCCCCAACAGACCCTTCACCCACGTGACCTCCACAACCAGCGCCAAACAGAGCAGAGCCACCATCCTCAACCCTCAAGACACATACTGCAGGGGGGACCAGCTAGATGTCCTGCTGGAAGTGAAGGACCACTTGGGACGCAGGAAACAATATGGCGGGGATTTCCTGAGGGCCAGGAtgtcctccccagccctgaaggCAGGCGCTTCAGGAAAGGTGACAGACTTCAACAATGGCACCTACCTGGTCAGCTTCACTCTGTTCTGGGCGGGCaaggtctctctgtctctcctgctcATCCACCCCAGTGAAGGGGTGTCGGCTCTCTGGAGGGCAAGGAAACAAGGCTACGACAGGGTGATCTTCACAGGCCAGTTTGCCAATGGCACCTCCCAGGTCAATAGTGATTGTGCCctgtttttaaattcaagtacTGAACTCTGCGAGTACCTGGATACTCGAGACCAAGAAGCCTTCTACTGTGTGAAGCCTCAACACGTACCCTGTGCTGCACTCACCCACATGCGTTCCAAGAACAAGAATGTTTCTTACCTTAGCAAACAAGAAAGGAGCCTCTTTGAAAG gTCAAATGTGGGTGTAGAGATTATGGAAAAGTTTGACGCCATTACTGTCTCCAACTGCAACA AAAAGACAGCTCCAGTGCCAAAGAAATGCAAGTTTGGAATGACATCGACAGTCCCCAGTGGACATGTCTGGAAAGACACCTGGAATCCCGTCTCTTGTAGTTTGGCTCCGATTGAAATGAAAGAATGCCTGAAAGGAAAATTCGTGTACCTCTTGGGCGATTCCACGATCCGCCAGTGGATGGAATACTTCAAAAGCAGTATCAACA CACTGAAGTCAGTGGATCTACATGAAACTGGAAAGTTTCAACACCAATTTGGTGTGGACTTGGATAAGAATATCAAAATCCAGTGGCAAAAACATGGTTACCCCTTGGTTGGATCACTGAACTTTTCAGTCAAAGAGATTGAGTACCTCGCCCGGGTCATTGACAGAATTGGAGGAGAAAAGAATACTATCATTGTTATTTCTCTGGGCCAGCATTTTAGACCCTTTCCCATTGATGTTTTTATCCAAAGGGCCCTCAACATCCATGATGCAGTTCAGCGTCTTCTTCTGAGAAGCCCAGACACTATGGTTATCATCAAGGCAGAAAACATCAGGGAGATGCACAATGATGCAGAGAGGTTTAGTGACTTCCATGGTTACATCCAGTATCTTGCCATCAAGGACATCTTCCAGGATCTCAACGTGGGCATTATTGATGCCTGGGACATAACAATTGCATATGGTACAAATGATGTCCACCCGCCTCAATCTGTAGTTAAAAATCAGATTAATATAATGTTAAACTTTATTTGCTAG
- the NXPE4 gene encoding NXPE family member 4 isoform X6: protein MTMRMTNHKSLLVLLLILASWITFTVFRNSTELWTALKLPISLPHWNFFMKSCPEAPLNPVVSPRKTELRIKKIMEKLDQLIPNRPFTHVTSTTSAKQSRATILNPQDTYCRGDQLDVLLEVKDHLGRRKQYGGDFLRARMSSPALKAGASGKVTDFNNGTYLVSFTLFWAGKVSLSLLLIHPSEGVSALWRARKQGYDRVIFTGQFANGTSQVNSDCALFLNSSTELCEYLDTRDQEAFYCVKPQHVPCAALTHMRSKNKNVSYLSKQERSLFERSNVGVEIMEKFDAITVSNCNTEKTAPVPKKCKFGMTSTVPSGHVWKDTWNPVSCSLAPIEMKECLKGKFVYLLGDSTIRQWMEYFKSSINTLKSVDLHETGKFQHQFGVDLDKNIKIQWQKHGYPLVGSLNFSVKEIEYLARVIDRIGGEKNTIIVISLGQHFRPFPIDVFIQRALNIHDAVQRLLLRSPDTMVIIKAENIREMHNDAERFSDFHGYIQYLAIKDIFQDLNVGIIDAWDITIAYGTNDVHPPQSVVKNQINIMLNFIC from the exons ATGACAATGAGAATGACAAATCATAAGTCACTGTTGGTACTGTTGCTTATATTAGCCTCCTGGATCACTTTTACAGTTTTCCGAAACTCCACAGAG TTATGGACTGCACTCAAGTTGcccatctccctccctcactggAATTTCTTCATGAAATCATGTCCTGAAGCACCACTGAATCCAGTAGTTTCACCAAGAAAGACTGAGCTGAGAATAAAGAAAATCATGGAGAAACTAGACCAGCTGATCCCCAACAGACCCTTCACCCACGTGACCTCCACAACCAGCGCCAAACAGAGCAGAGCCACCATCCTCAACCCTCAAGACACATACTGCAGGGGGGACCAGCTAGATGTCCTGCTGGAAGTGAAGGACCACTTGGGACGCAGGAAACAATATGGCGGGGATTTCCTGAGGGCCAGGAtgtcctccccagccctgaaggCAGGCGCTTCAGGAAAGGTGACAGACTTCAACAATGGCACCTACCTGGTCAGCTTCACTCTGTTCTGGGCGGGCaaggtctctctgtctctcctgctcATCCACCCCAGTGAAGGGGTGTCGGCTCTCTGGAGGGCAAGGAAACAAGGCTACGACAGGGTGATCTTCACAGGCCAGTTTGCCAATGGCACCTCCCAGGTCAATAGTGATTGTGCCctgtttttaaattcaagtacTGAACTCTGCGAGTACCTGGATACTCGAGACCAAGAAGCCTTCTACTGTGTGAAGCCTCAACACGTACCCTGTGCTGCACTCACCCACATGCGTTCCAAGAACAAGAATGTTTCTTACCTTAGCAAACAAGAAAGGAGCCTCTTTGAAAG gTCAAATGTGGGTGTAGAGATTATGGAAAAGTTTGACGCCATTACTGTCTCCAACTGCAACA CAGAAAAGACAGCTCCAGTGCCAAAGAAATGCAAGTTTGGAATGACATCGACAGTCCCCAGTGGACATGTCTGGAAAGACACCTGGAATCCCGTCTCTTGTAGTTTGGCTCCGATTGAAATGAAAGAATGCCTGAAAGGAAAATTCGTGTACCTCTTGGGCGATTCCACGATCCGCCAGTGGATGGAATACTTCAAAAGCAGTATCAACA CACTGAAGTCAGTGGATCTACATGAAACTGGAAAGTTTCAACACCAATTTGGTGTGGACTTGGATAAGAATATCAAAATCCAGTGGCAAAAACATGGTTACCCCTTGGTTGGATCACTGAACTTTTCAGTCAAAGAGATTGAGTACCTCGCCCGGGTCATTGACAGAATTGGAGGAGAAAAGAATACTATCATTGTTATTTCTCTGGGCCAGCATTTTAGACCCTTTCCCATTGATGTTTTTATCCAAAGGGCCCTCAACATCCATGATGCAGTTCAGCGTCTTCTTCTGAGAAGCCCAGACACTATGGTTATCATCAAGGCAGAAAACATCAGGGAGATGCACAATGATGCAGAGAGGTTTAGTGACTTCCATGGTTACATCCAGTATCTTGCCATCAAGGACATCTTCCAGGATCTCAACGTGGGCATTATTGATGCCTGGGACATAACAATTGCATATGGTACAAATGATGTCCACCCGCCTCAATCTGTAGTTAAAAATCAGATTAATATAATGTTAAACTTTATTTGCTAG
- the NXPE4 gene encoding NXPE family member 4 isoform X4, with product MYLIAADNNLDHMEETHSSNTWWLQSKALTSSSPQFLCMGLNNVYTLKLWTALKLPISLPHWNFFMKSCPEAPLNPVVSPRKTELRIKKIMEKLDQLIPNRPFTHVTSTTSAKQSRATILNPQDTYCRGDQLDVLLEVKDHLGRRKQYGGDFLRARMSSPALKAGASGKVTDFNNGTYLVSFTLFWAGKVSLSLLLIHPSEGVSALWRARKQGYDRVIFTGQFANGTSQVNSDCALFLNSSTELCEYLDTRDQEAFYCVKPQHVPCAALTHMRSKNKNVSYLSKQERSLFERSNVGVEIMEKFDAITVSNCNTEKTAPVPKKCKFGMTSTVPSGHVWKDTWNPVSCSLAPIEMKECLKGKFVYLLGDSTIRQWMEYFKSSINTLKSVDLHETGKFQHQFGVDLDKNIKIQWQKHGYPLVGSLNFSVKEIEYLARVIDRIGGEKNTIIVISLGQHFRPFPIDVFIQRALNIHDAVQRLLLRSPDTMVIIKAENIREMHNDAERFSDFHGYIQYLAIKDIFQDLNVGIIDAWDITIAYGTNDVHPPQSVVKNQINIMLNFIC from the exons AGGAGACACACTCCAGCAATACATGGTGGCTTCAGAGCAAAGCCTTAACATCCAGCTCACCACAGTTCCTGTGTATGGGATTGAACAATGTCTATACACTAAAG TTATGGACTGCACTCAAGTTGcccatctccctccctcactggAATTTCTTCATGAAATCATGTCCTGAAGCACCACTGAATCCAGTAGTTTCACCAAGAAAGACTGAGCTGAGAATAAAGAAAATCATGGAGAAACTAGACCAGCTGATCCCCAACAGACCCTTCACCCACGTGACCTCCACAACCAGCGCCAAACAGAGCAGAGCCACCATCCTCAACCCTCAAGACACATACTGCAGGGGGGACCAGCTAGATGTCCTGCTGGAAGTGAAGGACCACTTGGGACGCAGGAAACAATATGGCGGGGATTTCCTGAGGGCCAGGAtgtcctccccagccctgaaggCAGGCGCTTCAGGAAAGGTGACAGACTTCAACAATGGCACCTACCTGGTCAGCTTCACTCTGTTCTGGGCGGGCaaggtctctctgtctctcctgctcATCCACCCCAGTGAAGGGGTGTCGGCTCTCTGGAGGGCAAGGAAACAAGGCTACGACAGGGTGATCTTCACAGGCCAGTTTGCCAATGGCACCTCCCAGGTCAATAGTGATTGTGCCctgtttttaaattcaagtacTGAACTCTGCGAGTACCTGGATACTCGAGACCAAGAAGCCTTCTACTGTGTGAAGCCTCAACACGTACCCTGTGCTGCACTCACCCACATGCGTTCCAAGAACAAGAATGTTTCTTACCTTAGCAAACAAGAAAGGAGCCTCTTTGAAAG gTCAAATGTGGGTGTAGAGATTATGGAAAAGTTTGACGCCATTACTGTCTCCAACTGCAACA CAGAAAAGACAGCTCCAGTGCCAAAGAAATGCAAGTTTGGAATGACATCGACAGTCCCCAGTGGACATGTCTGGAAAGACACCTGGAATCCCGTCTCTTGTAGTTTGGCTCCGATTGAAATGAAAGAATGCCTGAAAGGAAAATTCGTGTACCTCTTGGGCGATTCCACGATCCGCCAGTGGATGGAATACTTCAAAAGCAGTATCAACA CACTGAAGTCAGTGGATCTACATGAAACTGGAAAGTTTCAACACCAATTTGGTGTGGACTTGGATAAGAATATCAAAATCCAGTGGCAAAAACATGGTTACCCCTTGGTTGGATCACTGAACTTTTCAGTCAAAGAGATTGAGTACCTCGCCCGGGTCATTGACAGAATTGGAGGAGAAAAGAATACTATCATTGTTATTTCTCTGGGCCAGCATTTTAGACCCTTTCCCATTGATGTTTTTATCCAAAGGGCCCTCAACATCCATGATGCAGTTCAGCGTCTTCTTCTGAGAAGCCCAGACACTATGGTTATCATCAAGGCAGAAAACATCAGGGAGATGCACAATGATGCAGAGAGGTTTAGTGACTTCCATGGTTACATCCAGTATCTTGCCATCAAGGACATCTTCCAGGATCTCAACGTGGGCATTATTGATGCCTGGGACATAACAATTGCATATGGTACAAATGATGTCCACCCGCCTCAATCTGTAGTTAAAAATCAGATTAATATAATGTTAAACTTTATTTGCTAG
- the NXPE4 gene encoding NXPE family member 4 isoform X10, whose protein sequence is MKSCPEAPLNPVVSPRKTELRIKKIMEKLDQLIPNRPFTHVTSTTSAKQSRATILNPQDTYCRGDQLDVLLEVKDHLGRRKQYGGDFLRARMSSPALKAGASGKVTDFNNGTYLVSFTLFWAGKVSLSLLLIHPSEGVSALWRARKQGYDRVIFTGQFANGTSQVNSDCALFLNSSTELCEYLDTRDQEAFYCVKPQHVPCAALTHMRSKNKNVSYLSKQERSLFERSNVGVEIMEKFDAITVSNCNTEKTAPVPKKCKFGMTSTVPSGHVWKDTWNPVSCSLAPIEMKECLKGKFVYLLGDSTIRQWMEYFKSSINTLKSVDLHETGKFQHQFGVDLDKNIKIQWQKHGYPLVGSLNFSVKEIEYLARVIDRIGGEKNTIIVISLGQHFRPFPIDVFIQRALNIHDAVQRLLLRSPDTMVIIKAENIREMHNDAERFSDFHGYIQYLAIKDIFQDLNVGIIDAWDITIAYGTNDVHPPQSVVKNQINIMLNFIC, encoded by the exons ATGAAATCATGTCCTGAAGCACCACTGAATCCAGTAGTTTCACCAAGAAAGACTGAGCTGAGAATAAAGAAAATCATGGAGAAACTAGACCAGCTGATCCCCAACAGACCCTTCACCCACGTGACCTCCACAACCAGCGCCAAACAGAGCAGAGCCACCATCCTCAACCCTCAAGACACATACTGCAGGGGGGACCAGCTAGATGTCCTGCTGGAAGTGAAGGACCACTTGGGACGCAGGAAACAATATGGCGGGGATTTCCTGAGGGCCAGGAtgtcctccccagccctgaaggCAGGCGCTTCAGGAAAGGTGACAGACTTCAACAATGGCACCTACCTGGTCAGCTTCACTCTGTTCTGGGCGGGCaaggtctctctgtctctcctgctcATCCACCCCAGTGAAGGGGTGTCGGCTCTCTGGAGGGCAAGGAAACAAGGCTACGACAGGGTGATCTTCACAGGCCAGTTTGCCAATGGCACCTCCCAGGTCAATAGTGATTGTGCCctgtttttaaattcaagtacTGAACTCTGCGAGTACCTGGATACTCGAGACCAAGAAGCCTTCTACTGTGTGAAGCCTCAACACGTACCCTGTGCTGCACTCACCCACATGCGTTCCAAGAACAAGAATGTTTCTTACCTTAGCAAACAAGAAAGGAGCCTCTTTGAAAG gTCAAATGTGGGTGTAGAGATTATGGAAAAGTTTGACGCCATTACTGTCTCCAACTGCAACA CAGAAAAGACAGCTCCAGTGCCAAAGAAATGCAAGTTTGGAATGACATCGACAGTCCCCAGTGGACATGTCTGGAAAGACACCTGGAATCCCGTCTCTTGTAGTTTGGCTCCGATTGAAATGAAAGAATGCCTGAAAGGAAAATTCGTGTACCTCTTGGGCGATTCCACGATCCGCCAGTGGATGGAATACTTCAAAAGCAGTATCAACA CACTGAAGTCAGTGGATCTACATGAAACTGGAAAGTTTCAACACCAATTTGGTGTGGACTTGGATAAGAATATCAAAATCCAGTGGCAAAAACATGGTTACCCCTTGGTTGGATCACTGAACTTTTCAGTCAAAGAGATTGAGTACCTCGCCCGGGTCATTGACAGAATTGGAGGAGAAAAGAATACTATCATTGTTATTTCTCTGGGCCAGCATTTTAGACCCTTTCCCATTGATGTTTTTATCCAAAGGGCCCTCAACATCCATGATGCAGTTCAGCGTCTTCTTCTGAGAAGCCCAGACACTATGGTTATCATCAAGGCAGAAAACATCAGGGAGATGCACAATGATGCAGAGAGGTTTAGTGACTTCCATGGTTACATCCAGTATCTTGCCATCAAGGACATCTTCCAGGATCTCAACGTGGGCATTATTGATGCCTGGGACATAACAATTGCATATGGTACAAATGATGTCCACCCGCCTCAATCTGTAGTTAAAAATCAGATTAATATAATGTTAAACTTTATTTGCTAG
- the NXPE4 gene encoding NXPE family member 4 isoform X5, with protein sequence MGQEETHSSNTWWLQSKALTSSSPQFLCMGLNNVYTLKLWTALKLPISLPHWNFFMKSCPEAPLNPVVSPRKTELRIKKIMEKLDQLIPNRPFTHVTSTTSAKQSRATILNPQDTYCRGDQLDVLLEVKDHLGRRKQYGGDFLRARMSSPALKAGASGKVTDFNNGTYLVSFTLFWAGKVSLSLLLIHPSEGVSALWRARKQGYDRVIFTGQFANGTSQVNSDCALFLNSSTELCEYLDTRDQEAFYCVKPQHVPCAALTHMRSKNKNVSYLSKQERSLFERSNVGVEIMEKFDAITVSNCNTEKTAPVPKKCKFGMTSTVPSGHVWKDTWNPVSCSLAPIEMKECLKGKFVYLLGDSTIRQWMEYFKSSINTLKSVDLHETGKFQHQFGVDLDKNIKIQWQKHGYPLVGSLNFSVKEIEYLARVIDRIGGEKNTIIVISLGQHFRPFPIDVFIQRALNIHDAVQRLLLRSPDTMVIIKAENIREMHNDAERFSDFHGYIQYLAIKDIFQDLNVGIIDAWDITIAYGTNDVHPPQSVVKNQINIMLNFIC encoded by the exons ATGGGCCAAG AGGAGACACACTCCAGCAATACATGGTGGCTTCAGAGCAAAGCCTTAACATCCAGCTCACCACAGTTCCTGTGTATGGGATTGAACAATGTCTATACACTAAAG TTATGGACTGCACTCAAGTTGcccatctccctccctcactggAATTTCTTCATGAAATCATGTCCTGAAGCACCACTGAATCCAGTAGTTTCACCAAGAAAGACTGAGCTGAGAATAAAGAAAATCATGGAGAAACTAGACCAGCTGATCCCCAACAGACCCTTCACCCACGTGACCTCCACAACCAGCGCCAAACAGAGCAGAGCCACCATCCTCAACCCTCAAGACACATACTGCAGGGGGGACCAGCTAGATGTCCTGCTGGAAGTGAAGGACCACTTGGGACGCAGGAAACAATATGGCGGGGATTTCCTGAGGGCCAGGAtgtcctccccagccctgaaggCAGGCGCTTCAGGAAAGGTGACAGACTTCAACAATGGCACCTACCTGGTCAGCTTCACTCTGTTCTGGGCGGGCaaggtctctctgtctctcctgctcATCCACCCCAGTGAAGGGGTGTCGGCTCTCTGGAGGGCAAGGAAACAAGGCTACGACAGGGTGATCTTCACAGGCCAGTTTGCCAATGGCACCTCCCAGGTCAATAGTGATTGTGCCctgtttttaaattcaagtacTGAACTCTGCGAGTACCTGGATACTCGAGACCAAGAAGCCTTCTACTGTGTGAAGCCTCAACACGTACCCTGTGCTGCACTCACCCACATGCGTTCCAAGAACAAGAATGTTTCTTACCTTAGCAAACAAGAAAGGAGCCTCTTTGAAAG gTCAAATGTGGGTGTAGAGATTATGGAAAAGTTTGACGCCATTACTGTCTCCAACTGCAACA CAGAAAAGACAGCTCCAGTGCCAAAGAAATGCAAGTTTGGAATGACATCGACAGTCCCCAGTGGACATGTCTGGAAAGACACCTGGAATCCCGTCTCTTGTAGTTTGGCTCCGATTGAAATGAAAGAATGCCTGAAAGGAAAATTCGTGTACCTCTTGGGCGATTCCACGATCCGCCAGTGGATGGAATACTTCAAAAGCAGTATCAACA CACTGAAGTCAGTGGATCTACATGAAACTGGAAAGTTTCAACACCAATTTGGTGTGGACTTGGATAAGAATATCAAAATCCAGTGGCAAAAACATGGTTACCCCTTGGTTGGATCACTGAACTTTTCAGTCAAAGAGATTGAGTACCTCGCCCGGGTCATTGACAGAATTGGAGGAGAAAAGAATACTATCATTGTTATTTCTCTGGGCCAGCATTTTAGACCCTTTCCCATTGATGTTTTTATCCAAAGGGCCCTCAACATCCATGATGCAGTTCAGCGTCTTCTTCTGAGAAGCCCAGACACTATGGTTATCATCAAGGCAGAAAACATCAGGGAGATGCACAATGATGCAGAGAGGTTTAGTGACTTCCATGGTTACATCCAGTATCTTGCCATCAAGGACATCTTCCAGGATCTCAACGTGGGCATTATTGATGCCTGGGACATAACAATTGCATATGGTACAAATGATGTCCACCCGCCTCAATCTGTAGTTAAAAATCAGATTAATATAATGTTAAACTTTATTTGCTAG